One Schistocerca nitens isolate TAMUIC-IGC-003100 chromosome 1, iqSchNite1.1, whole genome shotgun sequence DNA segment encodes these proteins:
- the LOC126261740 gene encoding uncharacterized protein LOC126261740 — translation MNQIRQPFLLGGTRASKSVEVVHSDLYGPMEIISVGKFQEYQKTVENQQERKIKTVRTDNGKEFCCVNFDSLLKKHAILHQLSNSYTPEQNGLAERLNRTVVEKIGSGHGAYSQIQENKLDKQVKEMILVRYSNTTKAIDYMTLKQIISSYLRDKKCVTQEDEVKSIRRSQRQLKPNKRIDGDEIYFSAGTSDQVEDPTTMQEGLSRPDAEEWKRAMGEEIQTFKDNNACGEVNLPESASIVQFKWAFSQQ, via the exons ATGAATCAAATAAGACAGCCTTTTCTACTTGGAGGCACTAGAGCCTCTAAATCAGTTGAAGTAGTACATTCAGACCTGTATGGACCAATGGaaattatctcagtag gaaaatttcaagAATATCAGAAAACCGTGGAGAATcagcaagaaaggaaaatcaaaacagtaagaacagataatggaaaagaattctgTTGTGTGAATTTCGACAGTTTGTTGAAAAAACATGCTATTCTACATCAGTTATCCAACAGCTATACACCAGAACAAAACGGTTTGGCAGAAAGGCTGAATAGAACTGTTGTAGAAAAG ATTGGAAGCGGCCATGGTGCATATTCTCAAATTCAAGAGAACAAATTGGATAAACAGGTAAAAGAAATGATCTTAGTGAGATATAGCAATACTACAAAGGCTATAGACTATATGACCCTGAAACAAATTAT AAGCAGTTACCTTAGAGATAAAAAATGTGTTACACaagaagatgaagtaaaaagtattaGAAGATCACAAAGGCAGCTCAAACCAAATAAAAGAATTGATGGTGATGAGATTTATTTTTCTGCTGGAACTTCAGATCAAGTTGAGGACCCAACAACTATGCAGGAGGGCCTTAGCAGACctgatgcagaagaatggaaacgtgCTATGGGTGAAGAGATACAAACTTTTAAAGACAACAATGCTTGTGGAGAGGTAAATCTTCCAGAAAGTGCAAGTATAGTGCAGTTTAAGTGGGCGTTCAGTCAACAGTGA